A window of Aeromicrobium sp. A1-2 contains these coding sequences:
- a CDS encoding LemA family protein, which yields MLWIILAVLAAVALFTIYAFNRLRRVDIGAQEALGGIDVQLTRRADLIPNLVNTVKGYAEHEKGVFEAVTEARAGAAKAAKGGTVGEKAAAEAVLDKAIIDVLAVAEAYPDLKASANFQALQVELSDTENKISFARQFYNDAVSTLNSLVKTIPWMFFSGIAGVHAREFYAAPEGQQTPPTVTF from the coding sequence ATGCTCTGGATCATCCTGGCCGTCCTGGCCGCGGTCGCTCTGTTCACGATCTACGCGTTCAACCGCCTGCGCCGCGTCGACATCGGCGCGCAGGAGGCACTGGGCGGCATCGACGTCCAGCTGACTCGCCGCGCCGACCTGATCCCCAACCTGGTCAACACCGTGAAGGGGTACGCCGAGCACGAGAAGGGCGTCTTCGAGGCAGTGACCGAGGCACGGGCTGGTGCCGCCAAGGCAGCCAAGGGCGGCACGGTGGGCGAGAAGGCGGCCGCCGAGGCTGTGCTCGACAAGGCGATCATCGACGTCCTCGCCGTCGCCGAGGCGTATCCCGACCTCAAGGCGTCCGCCAACTTCCAGGCACTGCAGGTCGAGCTGTCCGACACCGAGAACAAGATCTCGTTTGCCCGCCAGTTCTACAACGACGCGGTGTCGACCCTGAACTCGCTGGTCAAGACCATCCCCTGGATGTTCTTCAGCGGCATCGCCGGCGTCCACGCGCGTGAGTTCTATGCCGCGCCGGAGGGTCAGCAGACCCCGCCCACCGTCACCTTCTGA
- the pheT gene encoding phenylalanine--tRNA ligase subunit beta: protein MRVPVEWLREIVALPDSITTEQLAARLTQFDLKLEEIIGDAVTGPLVAGRVVSLDKEPQKNGKTINWCRVDVGTEHNDEDGGRGIVCGAHNFVEGDLVVVSLPGAVLPGGFAIAARKTYGHVSDGMICSGAELGVPGDADGIIVLDPGSAQPGDDAIELLGLGAEVLDLEVNPDRGYALSLRGVGRDTALAYGLEFADPADIQVPSSGGGYPIRVDDSEACPVFAARAVTGFDPTLPTPRWMAQRIEQAGMRSISLAVDVTNYVMLELGHPIHGYDRARLQGTIVVRRATDGEKLTTLDGVVRSLSAADTVIVDDRGPIGLAGVMGGEETELSESTTDILIEAAHWKAPMIARTARLHKLPSEASKRYERGVDPALPARATQRVAELLVEHGGGVIEDGLTVIGAATGRAAVEMTIDLPTRVSGVDIDAAAVVEALEGNGCEVALDHESLAVTPPSWRFDINDPNDLVEEVLRVVGYDQVPSILPVAPAGRGLTVAQKLRRRAGTVLAGEGLIEVLTFPFAGTADFDRLGLPADDARRRQVLLENPLSAEEPGMTTTLLTGLLRSLVLNIGRGHADVHLVESGRVFLPRADGVEAPIYGVDRRPTIEEIAALEAALPDQPHHVGLVMSGEWVRSGWAGPGRSATWGDAIAVVQRLADVLHVKIEIQPAQTMPWHPGRCAAVVLGGRIIGHAGELHPQVLKAYGLPARVVAAEVDLDALIDASPEVGPRPEFSAFPVAKEDLALTIDEAVSAAAVHDTLAGASPLIESVRLFDVYVGDQVPAGKKSLAFALRLRAPDRTLTDDEIRTAREAAVAAVGTRHDATLRA, encoded by the coding sequence ATGCGCGTACCCGTCGAATGGCTGCGCGAGATCGTGGCCCTCCCTGACTCGATCACGACCGAGCAGCTCGCTGCCCGGCTGACCCAGTTCGACCTCAAGCTCGAGGAGATCATCGGCGACGCCGTCACGGGTCCCTTGGTCGCGGGTCGGGTGGTGTCGCTGGACAAGGAGCCGCAGAAGAACGGCAAGACGATCAACTGGTGCCGCGTCGACGTTGGCACTGAGCACAACGACGAGGACGGCGGCCGCGGAATCGTGTGCGGTGCGCACAACTTCGTCGAGGGCGACCTGGTGGTCGTCTCGTTGCCGGGTGCCGTGCTGCCCGGTGGATTTGCGATCGCCGCACGCAAGACCTACGGCCACGTGTCCGACGGAATGATCTGCTCGGGTGCCGAGCTCGGCGTGCCGGGCGACGCCGACGGCATCATCGTGCTGGATCCTGGCTCGGCGCAGCCCGGCGACGATGCGATCGAGCTGCTCGGCCTGGGTGCCGAGGTGCTGGACCTCGAGGTCAACCCGGACCGTGGCTATGCGCTGTCGTTGCGTGGCGTCGGGCGGGACACGGCCCTGGCCTACGGGCTGGAGTTTGCCGATCCGGCCGACATCCAGGTGCCGAGCAGCGGTGGCGGCTACCCGATCCGGGTCGACGATTCCGAGGCGTGCCCCGTGTTCGCGGCCCGCGCCGTCACGGGCTTCGACCCGACGCTACCCACCCCACGTTGGATGGCCCAGCGCATCGAGCAGGCCGGCATGCGGTCGATCTCGCTGGCCGTCGACGTCACCAACTACGTCATGCTCGAGCTCGGGCACCCCATCCACGGCTACGACCGGGCCAGGCTGCAGGGGACGATAGTCGTGCGGAGAGCCACGGACGGCGAGAAGCTGACCACGCTCGACGGCGTCGTCCGCTCGCTGTCCGCCGCCGACACCGTGATCGTCGACGATCGCGGACCGATCGGCCTCGCCGGAGTCATGGGCGGCGAGGAGACCGAGCTCTCGGAATCGACGACCGACATCCTGATCGAGGCGGCGCACTGGAAGGCGCCCATGATTGCCCGCACGGCCCGGCTCCACAAGCTGCCGTCTGAGGCGTCCAAGCGCTACGAACGGGGTGTGGATCCTGCGCTGCCCGCCCGTGCGACGCAACGCGTGGCCGAGCTGCTCGTCGAGCACGGTGGAGGCGTGATCGAAGACGGACTGACCGTCATCGGCGCTGCGACCGGTCGTGCCGCCGTAGAGATGACGATCGACCTGCCGACCCGCGTGTCTGGGGTCGACATCGACGCTGCCGCCGTGGTGGAAGCCCTCGAGGGCAATGGGTGTGAGGTCGCGCTCGATCACGAGTCGCTCGCGGTGACGCCGCCGAGCTGGCGCTTCGACATCAACGACCCCAACGACCTCGTCGAGGAGGTCCTTCGCGTCGTGGGCTACGACCAGGTGCCGTCGATCCTTCCGGTCGCACCGGCGGGTCGGGGCCTGACGGTCGCCCAGAAGCTGCGGCGCAGAGCGGGCACGGTGCTGGCCGGCGAGGGTCTGATCGAGGTCCTGACGTTCCCGTTCGCGGGCACGGCCGACTTCGACCGTCTCGGCCTCCCGGCCGACGACGCCAGACGCCGTCAGGTGCTCTTGGAGAATCCCCTGTCCGCCGAGGAGCCGGGCATGACCACGACGCTGCTGACCGGGCTGCTCCGAAGCCTGGTCCTCAACATCGGGCGCGGCCACGCCGATGTGCACCTCGTCGAGAGCGGGCGGGTCTTCCTGCCCCGCGCTGATGGTGTCGAGGCGCCGATCTACGGGGTCGATCGTCGGCCGACGATCGAGGAGATCGCCGCCCTCGAGGCGGCTCTGCCGGATCAGCCGCACCACGTGGGCCTGGTCATGAGCGGCGAGTGGGTCCGATCGGGCTGGGCAGGCCCGGGCCGATCTGCGACGTGGGGCGACGCGATCGCGGTCGTCCAGCGACTTGCCGACGTCCTGCACGTCAAGATCGAGATCCAGCCGGCGCAGACCATGCCCTGGCATCCCGGTCGCTGTGCTGCTGTCGTCCTGGGTGGCCGCATCATCGGTCACGCTGGCGAGCTGCACCCGCAGGTGCTCAAGGCGTACGGGCTTCCCGCCCGTGTCGTCGCGGCGGAGGTCGACCTCGACGCGCTGATCGATGCGTCACCTGAGGTGGGTCCACGCCCGGAGTTCTCCGCCTTCCCGGTCGCCAAGGAAGATCTGGCCCTGACCATCGACGAGGCTGTGTCGGCCGCGGCAGTGCACGACACGCTGGCCGGCGCGAGCCCGCTGATCGAGTCGGTGCGGTTGTTCGACGTGTACGTCGGCGACCAGGTCCCCGCTGGCAAGAAGTCGCTCGCGTTCGCGCTGCGTCTGCGCGCTCCGGACCGTACCCTGACCGACGACGAGATCAGGACGGCCCGTGAGGCAGCCGTGGCAGCAGTGGGCACCCGGCACGACGCCACGCTCCGCGCCTGA
- the pheS gene encoding phenylalanine--tRNA ligase subunit alpha, with amino-acid sequence MSAPNSSYDPVEVTPLRADEVERMRDEALAAIAAADTLESLKQARLDHVGDRSPLALANREIGALPPQARKEAGQRVGQARGAINQALAARTSQVEADEQERALVTETVDVTLPWDVDPVGARHPVTMIQEHVGDIFVAMGWEVAEGPEVEAEWLNFDALNLGPDHPARTMQDTFWVTPERAAMVLRTHTSPVQARTMLTREPPIYVVCPGRVYRTDELDATHSPVFHQVEGLAIDEGLSMAHLKGTLDHFARAIYGDGMTTRFRPSYFPFTEPSAEMDLLCYVCHNEPETVAECRTCKGEGWVEWGGCGVVNPRVLIACGVDPDRYSGFAFGIGLDRTITSRYDIADLRDLYDGDIRFTQPFGVEL; translated from the coding sequence ATGTCCGCGCCCAACTCCTCGTACGACCCAGTGGAGGTCACTCCCTTGCGCGCCGACGAGGTCGAACGCATGCGGGACGAGGCCCTGGCCGCTATCGCCGCCGCAGATACGCTCGAGAGCCTCAAGCAGGCGCGCCTCGACCATGTCGGGGACCGGTCGCCGTTGGCGCTGGCCAACCGTGAGATCGGTGCACTGCCCCCGCAGGCACGCAAAGAGGCCGGACAGCGCGTCGGTCAGGCCCGCGGGGCCATCAACCAGGCCCTCGCTGCCAGGACCAGCCAGGTCGAGGCCGACGAGCAGGAGCGGGCGCTCGTCACCGAGACGGTCGACGTGACCCTTCCGTGGGACGTCGATCCGGTCGGTGCGAGGCACCCCGTGACGATGATCCAGGAGCATGTGGGCGACATCTTCGTCGCGATGGGCTGGGAGGTCGCCGAGGGGCCTGAGGTCGAGGCCGAGTGGCTCAACTTCGACGCGCTCAACCTGGGCCCGGACCATCCCGCCCGGACGATGCAGGACACCTTTTGGGTCACTCCGGAGCGGGCTGCGATGGTGCTGCGGACGCACACATCCCCGGTCCAGGCCCGCACGATGCTGACCCGTGAGCCCCCGATCTACGTCGTGTGTCCTGGACGGGTCTATCGCACCGACGAGCTCGACGCGACGCACTCGCCGGTCTTTCACCAGGTCGAGGGACTGGCGATCGACGAGGGTCTGTCGATGGCGCACCTCAAAGGCACTCTCGACCACTTCGCCCGGGCAATCTACGGAGACGGCATGACGACGCGATTCCGCCCCTCCTACTTCCCGTTCACCGAGCCCAGCGCCGAGATGGACCTGCTGTGCTACGTGTGCCACAACGAGCCCGAAACCGTCGCGGAGTGCCGCACCTGCAAGGGCGAGGGCTGGGTCGAGTGGGGCGGCTGCGGGGTGGTCAACCCGCGGGTCCTGATCGCCTGCGGTGTCGACCCCGACCGCTACTCCGGATTCGCCTTCGGCATCGGTCTGGACCGCACCATCACGTCCCGCTACGACATCGCCGACCTGCGCGACCTCTACGACGGCGACATCCGCTTCACCCAGCCGTTCGGAGTTGAGCTCTGA
- a CDS encoding ATP-binding protein — translation MDLDDFPDGVIIAGADGTVEYVNERIRVMARAEGDEMLGMHLNKAVPFDDLNGNSWYDSTRPYEGIATRTRISEQAWWSPKGSEYLITAALVRDRPAGPVRRVVVSVRNARVRNQRDRERSDLVATVAHELRSPLTGIKGFTSTLLTKWDKFSDEQRQLMLETVDSDADRLSRLITELLDAARIDAGRLTLRRGPVKLDEVVRQVLTNVSGGSSEPFEISIGDDLDLIWGDSDRITQVVTNLVENALRHGFGLREVVVQNARRPERQGGVSLEIHDHGPGIPEEMRQRVFSRFWRSGPGAGSGLGMYIVRGIVEEHGGSIDIHDAVGGGAQIRVWFPINEPDSMTD, via the coding sequence ATGGATCTCGACGACTTCCCCGATGGCGTGATCATCGCCGGTGCTGACGGGACCGTCGAGTACGTCAACGAGCGGATCCGGGTCATGGCGCGCGCCGAGGGCGACGAGATGCTCGGCATGCACCTCAACAAGGCCGTGCCGTTCGACGATCTCAACGGCAACTCGTGGTACGACAGCACCCGCCCCTACGAAGGCATCGCGACCCGGACCCGCATCTCCGAGCAGGCCTGGTGGTCGCCCAAGGGCAGCGAGTACCTCATCACCGCCGCTCTGGTCCGTGACCGCCCGGCCGGCCCCGTACGCCGCGTGGTGGTCAGCGTCCGCAACGCCCGCGTGCGCAACCAGCGCGACCGCGAGCGGTCGGACCTGGTGGCGACCGTGGCGCACGAGCTGCGTTCTCCACTGACCGGCATCAAGGGATTCACCTCGACCCTGCTGACCAAGTGGGACAAGTTCTCCGACGAGCAGCGCCAGCTCATGCTCGAGACCGTCGACTCCGATGCCGACCGACTGAGCCGGCTCATCACCGAGCTGCTGGACGCGGCCCGCATCGACGCCGGCCGACTGACGTTGAGGCGCGGGCCGGTCAAGCTCGACGAGGTCGTCCGGCAGGTCCTCACCAACGTGTCGGGCGGATCGTCCGAGCCGTTCGAGATCAGCATCGGCGACGATCTGGACCTCATCTGGGGTGACAGCGACCGGATCACCCAGGTCGTGACGAACCTGGTCGAGAACGCGCTGCGCCATGGCTTCGGGCTCCGTGAGGTCGTCGTGCAGAACGCCCGGCGGCCCGAGCGCCAGGGCGGGGTGTCGCTGGAGATTCACGACCACGGTCCTGGCATCCCCGAGGAGATGCGGCAGCGGGTGTTCAGCCGGTTCTGGCGCTCTGGACCGGGTGCGGGCAGCGGCCTGGGCATGTACATCGTGCGCGGCATCGTGGAGGAGCACGGCGGCAGCATCGACATCCACGACGCCGTGGGTGGTGGGGCGCAGATCCGGGTCTGGTTCCCGATCAACGAGCCCGACTCGATGACCGACTGA
- a CDS encoding RNA methyltransferase, with amino-acid sequence MASTPGELTVRSGRVKHAKRLATRAFRVDEREFLAEGPQAVREALTTAGATLEVFASVAATDQHTDLVSAAASAGVTWHVVTDDVVEAIADTVQPQGVVARCSMLDRPLGVLLDRSPTFVVVCADIRDPGNAGAVIRCADGAGADGVVFVGDSVDPYNPKSVRATVGSIFHVPLAIERDTAHALAALQEAGLQVLAADGGGDLGLFDEALDLSTPTAWLMGNEAWGLPAETRELADEVVAVPIYGRAESLNLATAAAVCLYATARARLTS; translated from the coding sequence GTGGCGAGCACGCCTGGTGAGCTCACCGTCCGTTCAGGACGTGTGAAGCACGCCAAGCGGCTCGCCACTCGTGCGTTCCGGGTCGACGAGCGAGAGTTCCTCGCCGAGGGCCCGCAGGCAGTCCGCGAGGCACTCACGACGGCCGGCGCGACGCTCGAGGTGTTCGCGAGTGTTGCGGCGACCGACCAGCACACCGACCTCGTGTCTGCCGCCGCATCTGCCGGCGTCACGTGGCATGTCGTGACCGACGATGTCGTCGAGGCGATTGCCGACACCGTCCAGCCGCAGGGCGTCGTGGCCCGCTGCTCGATGCTCGACCGACCCCTGGGCGTCCTGCTCGACCGCAGCCCGACCTTCGTGGTGGTGTGCGCCGACATCCGCGATCCCGGCAATGCCGGGGCGGTTATCCGCTGTGCGGACGGGGCAGGCGCCGATGGCGTGGTGTTCGTGGGCGACAGCGTCGACCCCTACAACCCCAAGTCCGTGCGGGCGACGGTCGGCAGCATCTTCCACGTGCCGCTCGCGATCGAGCGCGACACGGCGCACGCGCTGGCGGCGCTGCAGGAAGCCGGGCTCCAGGTGCTCGCTGCGGATGGTGGGGGAGACCTCGGCCTGTTCGACGAGGCCCTCGACCTGTCCACTCCGACGGCCTGGCTCATGGGCAACGAGGCCTGGGGCCTTCCGGCTGAGACCCGTGAGCTGGCCGACGAGGTTGTTGCCGTCCCGATCTACGGACGGGCTGAGAGCCTCAACCTGGCGACTGCGGCTGCGGTGTGCCTCTACGCCACGGCTCGCGCCCGCCTGACTTCGTGA
- the rplT gene encoding 50S ribosomal protein L20, with protein MARVKRSVNAQKKRRQTLERAAGYRGQRSRLYRKAKEQVTHSLVYSYRDRKARKGDFRRLWIQRINAAVRAEGMTYNRFIQGLKAAGVEVDRKILAELAVNEPAAFSALVKTAKDNLPADVNAPKDGAAA; from the coding sequence ATGGCACGCGTCAAGCGCTCTGTCAATGCACAGAAGAAGCGCCGCCAGACACTGGAGCGCGCCGCGGGTTACCGCGGTCAGCGTTCGCGGCTCTACCGCAAGGCCAAAGAGCAGGTCACGCACTCGCTGGTCTACTCGTACCGTGACCGCAAGGCACGGAAGGGCGACTTCCGTCGGCTCTGGATCCAGCGCATCAACGCTGCTGTCCGCGCCGAGGGCATGACCTACAACCGCTTCATCCAGGGCCTCAAGGCCGCGGGTGTCGAGGTCGATCGCAAGATCCTTGCCGAGCTTGCAGTCAACGAGCCGGCAGCGTTCTCGGCGCTCGTGAAGACCGCGAAGGACAACCTTCCGGCCGACGTCAACGCACCGAAGGACGGCGCCGCGGCCTGA